From the genome of Spirosomataceae bacterium TFI 002, one region includes:
- a CDS encoding Sugar phosphate isomerase/epimerase translates to MTSRRTFIKQSSLGLAALTFPFSKTKSVAPLCYFTKEMQWASYDEVGMMLNELGFDGADLSLRKRGSIEPENAAKELPKFVSALNRHGISVPMMASDIGGVGYPNIEEFLKIISDNGIKYYRMAYLKYDFKKSIEANIEIFHAGFQKLAALNAKYGLAASYQNHAGTSLGASVWDVVYSLKGIDKKQVGAQFDIRHAVVEGGESWPVDFAAIKSHINTIVTKDFYWAKNEAGKWKVKNVPLGEGMVDFDAYFKLYKEAGLDVPMTNHTEYPIFNEEQEHLSNKEKMKIILPVIRKDLNVIKKYL, encoded by the coding sequence ATGACTTCACGAAGAACATTTATCAAGCAATCTAGCTTAGGACTGGCTGCTTTAACTTTTCCATTTTCTAAAACCAAGTCTGTTGCTCCGCTTTGTTATTTTACAAAAGAAATGCAGTGGGCAAGTTATGATGAGGTAGGAATGATGCTGAACGAACTTGGTTTTGATGGGGCAGACTTATCCCTTAGAAAAAGAGGTAGCATAGAGCCTGAAAATGCAGCTAAAGAATTACCAAAATTCGTTTCAGCACTTAATCGCCATGGTATAAGTGTGCCTATGATGGCAAGCGATATTGGAGGCGTAGGTTATCCAAATATTGAGGAATTCTTGAAGATTATCAGCGACAATGGGATCAAGTATTACCGCATGGCATACCTCAAGTATGATTTCAAAAAGTCTATAGAAGCAAATATTGAAATTTTCCATGCTGGCTTTCAAAAACTAGCAGCCTTGAATGCCAAATATGGTCTTGCAGCATCTTACCAAAATCATGCTGGCACTAGCCTAGGAGCGAGTGTATGGGATGTGGTTTATTCATTGAAAGGTATAGATAAAAAGCAAGTAGGGGCACAGTTCGATATCAGGCATGCAGTGGTAGAAGGAGGAGAATCTTGGCCTGTGGATTTTGCAGCCATAAAGTCCCATATCAATACCATAGTAACAAAAGATTTTTATTGGGCAAAGAACGAAGCAGGTAAATGGAAAGTGAAAAATGTGCCTCTGGGAGAAGGAATGGTTGATTTTGATGCCTATTTCAAACTATACAAAGAAGCAGGTTTGGATGTTCCTATGACAAACCATACTGAATACCCAATTTTCAATGAAGAGCAAGAACACCTTTCGAATAAGGAGAAAATGAAGATTATTCTTCCAGTTATCAGGAAAGACCTTAATGTAATAAAGAAATACTTGTGA
- a CDS encoding Uncharacterized membrane protein, translating into MKTKIWIALKYILALFLIYGGVQHFLKPEFYLAFVPDFLFAKMLIIYASGFLEILFGVLLLIPKYSYYGALGIIALMLIFLPIHIGDIFSDTPAIGSTKAAYIRLPIQFLLIWISWKVSQMVKKD; encoded by the coding sequence ATGAAAACTAAAATCTGGATTGCATTAAAGTATATTCTTGCTCTATTTCTTATTTATGGAGGGGTTCAGCATTTTCTAAAACCAGAGTTCTACTTGGCTTTCGTCCCAGATTTTTTATTTGCAAAAATGCTCATCATTTATGCCTCAGGATTTTTAGAAATCCTATTTGGCGTGCTACTTCTTATCCCGAAATACTCCTACTACGGTGCATTAGGTATAATAGCTTTGATGCTTATTTTTCTTCCAATTCACATAGGCGACATTTTCTCCGACACGCCGGCAATTGGAAGCACAAAAGCCGCTTATATTCGACTTCCCATACAGTTTTTATTGATTTGGATTAGTTGGAAAGTTAGTCAAATGGTAAAAAAGGACTAA
- a CDS encoding Kelch motif-containing protein — protein sequence MKYLVLVFILISAPVSIAQNWKTIEAKGNPTVRHENSAVALGDDFYVIGGRGIKPVEVFHTKTNTWEQLAETPLEMHHFQAIAYKDELYVIGALTGRYPHETPIPHVYIFNPKKNEWRKGPEIPRKRGGAGCFVYNDKIYLVCGIVDGHWNGHVTWFDSLDPATGRWAQLPDAPRARDHVGVATIGTQLVVAGGRRSRAKTNEVMSLTESNVDVFDFATNKWKSAEMEGHIPTMRAGSSAVVFNNKVVILGGESGGQLPAHSEVEAFDPKTMKWTSMPKLNMGRHGTGAGVINGKIYTAAGSQNRGGGPELNSIEVFE from the coding sequence ATGAAATATTTAGTATTAGTATTTATCCTTATTTCGGCACCAGTTTCAATTGCACAAAATTGGAAAACAATTGAAGCAAAAGGAAACCCTACTGTTCGTCACGAAAACTCAGCGGTTGCTCTTGGCGACGACTTTTATGTCATCGGTGGAAGAGGAATAAAGCCTGTTGAAGTTTTTCATACAAAAACCAACACATGGGAGCAATTGGCAGAAACACCACTCGAAATGCACCATTTTCAGGCCATCGCTTATAAAGATGAGCTTTATGTGATTGGAGCTTTGACAGGAAGATATCCCCATGAAACTCCAATCCCCCATGTTTATATTTTCAATCCAAAGAAAAATGAATGGCGAAAAGGGCCAGAGATTCCTCGCAAAAGAGGTGGAGCTGGATGTTTTGTTTACAATGACAAAATATACCTGGTATGTGGCATTGTAGACGGACATTGGAATGGCCATGTAACTTGGTTTGATAGCTTGGACCCAGCTACTGGAAGGTGGGCTCAATTACCCGACGCACCTCGTGCGAGAGACCATGTTGGGGTTGCAACCATTGGCACTCAGCTCGTAGTCGCTGGAGGAAGAAGGTCAAGGGCAAAAACAAACGAAGTTATGTCACTAACAGAATCAAATGTTGACGTTTTTGACTTTGCCACCAACAAATGGAAATCTGCAGAAATGGAAGGTCATATCCCAACTATGCGTGCAGGTTCTTCCGCAGTTGTTTTCAATAACAAAGTGGTGATTTTAGGTGGTGAAAGTGGTGGTCAGTTGCCTGCTCACAGTGAAGTTGAGGCTTTCGATCCTAAAACAATGAAATGGACAAGCATGCCAAAACTCAATATGGGAAGACACGGTACTGGTGCAGGAGTTATAAACGGAAAGATTTATACTGCAGCAGGTTCACAAAATAGAGGTGGAGGACCAGAACTTAACAGTATTGAGGTTTTTGAATAA
- a CDS encoding Glucose/arabinose dehydrogenase, beta-propeller fold: protein MKIISILLGLIGSTFLITNCVQNKQVATASSDLLASKERDPSEIYTELCSGCHGQKVEAFVDRKWKHGNTKPEIIASITNGYVDEGMPTWSAALTKGEIDAMADLIVQSLGTVTQYDFKDVKKQEVYTVDGMTIKLVPVVEGIDVPWGMAVLPDGKIFVTDRSGDLLQVNTDGNKIKIKGLPEALSEGQGGMLDLKLHPKYASNGFVYISYSKSKEEDGEKLSTTAVIRGQIENGNWVNSKEVFEALPYSKTRHHYGSRLEFNREGYLFISVGDRGNRDENPQSLASQCGKIHRINDDGSIPTDNPFYKQNGAMKTIWSYGHRNPQGLALNPTTNQLWETEHGPRGGDEVNIIEKGKNFGWPVISYGINYDGTTFTTLTEKKGMEQPQIYWLPSIAPSGLTFVTGDKYPGWKSDLLAGSLRFNYVNRCVMKNNKIVKEEKVLLNIGRTRNIIQGQDGFIYVSVEKPGIVYKLQPL, encoded by the coding sequence ATGAAAATAATATCAATCTTATTAGGCTTAATAGGAAGCACTTTTCTAATAACGAACTGCGTCCAAAACAAGCAAGTAGCCACTGCCAGCAGCGACCTTTTGGCTAGCAAAGAACGCGATCCATCAGAAATATATACCGAACTATGCTCCGGTTGTCATGGACAAAAAGTAGAAGCCTTTGTAGACAGAAAATGGAAACATGGCAACACAAAACCCGAAATCATTGCTAGCATTACAAATGGTTATGTAGACGAGGGAATGCCAACTTGGTCAGCCGCATTAACTAAAGGAGAAATTGATGCCATGGCCGATTTAATTGTTCAGAGCCTCGGTACAGTGACACAATATGATTTCAAAGACGTAAAAAAACAAGAAGTGTATACCGTAGATGGTATGACAATAAAACTTGTTCCAGTAGTTGAAGGTATTGATGTACCATGGGGTATGGCCGTTTTGCCTGATGGAAAAATATTCGTTACCGATAGAAGTGGTGACTTATTACAAGTGAATACTGATGGCAACAAAATAAAAATCAAAGGACTTCCAGAGGCCCTTTCCGAAGGACAAGGTGGAATGCTTGATTTAAAACTTCATCCCAAATACGCCTCCAACGGATTCGTATATATTTCTTACTCCAAATCCAAAGAAGAAGATGGCGAGAAGCTTAGTACAACAGCAGTAATAAGAGGCCAAATAGAAAACGGAAATTGGGTAAATTCCAAAGAGGTTTTTGAAGCACTTCCGTATTCCAAAACTAGGCATCATTATGGATCTAGGTTGGAATTTAACAGAGAAGGATACCTATTTATTTCTGTTGGAGACAGAGGAAATAGAGACGAAAACCCTCAGAGTTTAGCAAGTCAGTGCGGTAAAATCCACCGTATTAATGACGATGGCAGCATTCCAACAGATAATCCGTTTTATAAGCAGAATGGAGCTATGAAGACGATATGGAGTTATGGACACAGGAATCCTCAGGGTTTAGCTCTAAACCCTACGACCAACCAACTATGGGAAACTGAGCATGGCCCTAGAGGAGGAGATGAGGTCAATATCATTGAAAAAGGCAAGAACTTTGGCTGGCCAGTTATTTCTTATGGAATAAACTACGACGGTACAACTTTCACAACACTGACCGAGAAAAAAGGCATGGAACAACCGCAAATCTATTGGTTACCTTCTATTGCTCCATCTGGACTTACTTTTGTAACAGGCGATAAATATCCAGGCTGGAAAAGTGACTTACTAGCAGGTTCGCTTCGGTTCAATTATGTTAATCGTTGCGTTATGAAAAATAATAAAATCGTAAAAGAGGAAAAGGTACTTCTGAATATTGGCCGCACAAGAAATATTATTCAAGGTCAAGATGGATTTATCTACGTTTCTGTAGAAAAGCCAGGTATCGTTTACAAACTTCAACCATTATAA
- a CDS encoding 6-phosphofructokinase — translation MKKVAVFTSGGDAPGMNACIRAIVRGGIYHGLDIYGIKRGYNGMISGDIFQMDSRSVSNIIQIGGTILKSARSKEFMTPEGRKKAYETLMSNGIDGLIAIGGNGTFTGAEVFFNEYQIPCVGCPGTIDNDLFGTDYTIGFDTAVNTSLEAIDKIRDTADSHDRIFFIEVMGRDSGYIAIQSGIGGGAEIVMVPETHTPIKAVVKTLKEGWRRSKSSSIVVVAEGDEEGKAPEIAEKIRKQVGDKLDIRVTTLGHIQRGGGPTAYDRILASRLGLGAIEGLIRGEKNVMAGIVNNELVFTPFIDTIQKHKPIHDDLLRMVHILST, via the coding sequence ATGAAAAAAGTTGCAGTATTTACATCAGGTGGAGATGCTCCAGGAATGAACGCTTGTATAAGAGCGATTGTGAGAGGTGGGATATATCATGGATTAGATATATATGGAATTAAAAGAGGTTACAATGGAATGATCTCAGGAGACATTTTCCAGATGGACTCTAGATCGGTAAGTAATATTATACAAATAGGAGGTACTATTTTAAAATCGGCAAGAAGCAAGGAGTTCATGACTCCCGAAGGTCGAAAAAAAGCCTACGAAACATTAATGAGTAATGGTATAGATGGACTTATTGCTATCGGTGGAAATGGTACTTTCACAGGAGCAGAGGTATTTTTTAATGAATACCAGATTCCTTGTGTAGGTTGCCCAGGTACTATTGATAACGATTTATTTGGTACAGATTATACCATTGGGTTTGACACCGCGGTAAACACCTCACTTGAGGCGATTGATAAAATTAGAGATACAGCTGACTCTCACGATAGAATATTCTTTATCGAAGTAATGGGTCGTGACTCTGGTTATATCGCTATTCAATCTGGAATAGGTGGAGGTGCAGAAATTGTAATGGTTCCAGAAACGCATACTCCTATAAAAGCAGTTGTAAAAACATTGAAAGAAGGCTGGAGAAGATCTAAGTCCTCTTCTATTGTTGTTGTTGCTGAAGGTGATGAAGAAGGTAAAGCACCCGAAATTGCTGAGAAAATAAGAAAACAAGTTGGAGACAAGCTTGATATTAGGGTAACTACGCTTGGACACATTCAAAGAGGAGGTGGTCCTACTGCTTATGACCGCATATTGGCGAGCAGATTAGGTCTTGGTGCTATTGAAGGTCTTATTCGCGGTGAAAAGAATGTGATGGCTGGAATTGTAAACAATGAATTGGTATTTACTCCATTTATTGATACAATTCAAAAACATAAGCCAATTCATGATGACCTACTTCGCATGGTTCACATATTAAGCACTTAA
- a CDS encoding Uncharacterized SAM-binding protein YcdF, DUF218 family, with the protein MFFFFSKFLGFMVLPQGILLILGVLIYLNRKNHTKVKWLAIFSISLTYIFCSSFFLRQLGAFWEIPKLEINKVQKHDYAVLLTGGLVNEHDSNIQLGVSGDRLWKVLQLYQNKKIDQIIISGGDINPKKVNENSLAKEFLVQNGVPADSILQETEAVNTYENALFTSQMVKKQNLGKNGILVSSAYHLKRAQACFQKQGLDYLLYPASNMNYNAPWDIYVLLPQAKNFVISEYLIKEVVGYWVYKAKGYL; encoded by the coding sequence ATGTTTTTCTTCTTTTCCAAATTCCTTGGTTTCATGGTTTTACCACAAGGCATCTTGCTTATATTGGGCGTTCTTATTTACCTCAATCGAAAAAATCATACCAAAGTCAAATGGCTTGCTATTTTTAGCATTAGCTTAACATATATTTTTTGTAGTTCCTTCTTTTTAAGACAATTAGGAGCCTTTTGGGAAATTCCAAAACTAGAAATTAACAAAGTTCAAAAGCACGATTACGCAGTTTTGCTTACTGGTGGATTGGTGAATGAGCATGACAGTAACATACAACTTGGAGTATCTGGAGATAGGCTTTGGAAAGTTTTACAACTTTATCAAAACAAGAAAATAGATCAAATTATCATCTCTGGTGGCGACATAAACCCAAAAAAAGTGAATGAAAACTCCTTAGCAAAGGAATTTCTAGTACAAAACGGTGTACCTGCAGATTCTATCCTTCAGGAAACCGAGGCAGTTAATACCTACGAAAATGCACTTTTTACCTCCCAAATGGTCAAAAAACAAAACTTGGGCAAGAATGGCATTCTTGTTTCCTCAGCATATCATTTAAAAAGAGCACAAGCTTGTTTTCAAAAACAAGGTCTTGATTACCTACTTTACCCAGCCTCCAACATGAATTATAATGCTCCATGGGATATTTATGTACTACTTCCTCAAGCTAAGAATTTCGTAATTAGCGAATATCTTATTAAAGAAGTAGTAGGTTACTGGGTATACAAAGCCAAAGGCTACCTTTAA
- a CDS encoding Thiol-disulfide isomerase or thioredoxin encodes MNKILSIITVFLLSASFCFGQPAYDIKVKLKSGPADKYIHLAHYFGYNQYIKVDSAKLENGEYRFSGDEKLKGGVYLIVLNTSKYYDFAYSGNETNINISADTTDYVGTVKFEGSKENDVLFTYRKFLKDKGAEAAALNKLMSTEKDPAIQEENRQKMMNLQTEVAKYMKDVVEENKGTFAAAIIKANFEPEVPKEIPLNVDGTKDSTFAFRYYKGHFWDNIDFTDERILRTPFYQTKLEKYYKDLVFQIQDSIIIDSDRILKLSKQNPEVFRYTLWWVTNKYENIDIVGLDGVFIHLAENYYLKEADWLDSTQRAKFEDRVRILKPLRTGFTFPELKVTDMNGREFEVKENKSKYTIVYFYDPDCGHCKESAPKLVEFQEKNKGKVSVYNIAVEYELDKIKGFVEKYKTGNMVNAWDAKGRYYFREKFDIYSTPTSYMLNEKKEIIGKRIPIEEFDRFIEFYEKRQQEQAKSMK; translated from the coding sequence ATGAACAAAATTCTAAGTATTATAACGGTATTTCTACTTTCGGCGAGTTTTTGTTTCGGGCAGCCAGCTTACGATATCAAAGTAAAACTAAAAAGTGGCCCAGCAGATAAGTATATTCACTTAGCTCACTATTTTGGATACAACCAATATATTAAGGTGGATTCGGCGAAATTAGAAAATGGAGAGTATCGTTTTTCTGGCGATGAAAAACTTAAAGGTGGAGTTTACCTTATAGTTTTGAACACAAGTAAATATTATGATTTTGCTTACAGTGGAAACGAAACTAATATCAATATTTCAGCCGATACCACAGATTATGTGGGTACTGTGAAATTTGAAGGTTCAAAAGAAAACGATGTTCTTTTTACTTATCGTAAGTTTTTGAAAGATAAAGGTGCAGAAGCTGCTGCTTTGAATAAATTGATGAGCACCGAAAAAGATCCTGCAATTCAAGAAGAGAACCGTCAAAAGATGATGAATCTACAGACAGAAGTTGCCAAATACATGAAAGATGTGGTTGAAGAGAATAAAGGAACCTTTGCTGCAGCAATTATTAAGGCCAATTTTGAACCTGAAGTACCTAAAGAAATTCCTCTGAATGTAGATGGTACAAAAGACTCAACTTTTGCTTTCCGTTACTACAAAGGACATTTTTGGGATAATATAGATTTTACAGATGAGCGAATCTTGAGAACGCCATTTTATCAAACTAAGTTGGAGAAATACTATAAAGACTTGGTATTCCAAATCCAAGACAGCATAATCATAGACTCTGATAGAATATTAAAGCTATCTAAGCAAAATCCAGAAGTATTTAGATATACACTTTGGTGGGTTACAAATAAATACGAAAACATTGATATCGTTGGATTGGATGGTGTTTTTATTCACCTAGCGGAGAACTATTACCTTAAAGAGGCCGATTGGTTGGATAGTACGCAAAGAGCGAAATTCGAGGATAGAGTGAGGATACTGAAGCCATTAAGAACTGGTTTTACCTTTCCAGAGCTGAAAGTAACCGACATGAATGGTCGTGAGTTTGAGGTGAAAGAGAACAAGTCAAAATATACTATAGTGTATTTCTACGATCCAGATTGTGGACATTGTAAGGAGTCGGCACCTAAATTGGTGGAGTTTCAAGAAAAAAATAAGGGTAAAGTCAGCGTTTACAACATTGCGGTAGAATACGAATTAGACAAAATCAAAGGTTTTGTAGAGAAATATAAAACCGGGAATATGGTGAATGCTTGGGATGCCAAAGGTCGCTACTACTTTAGAGAGAAGTTCGATATTTATTCCACGCCAACGTCTTATATGTTGAATGAAAAGAAGGAAATTATAGGGAAAAGAATTCCTATCGAGGAGTTTGATAGATTTATCGAATTCTACGAGAAACGCCAACAAGAGCAAGCCAAGAGCATGAAATAG
- a CDS encoding Outer membrane protein OmpA: MKLLLLFVNTLLYLSNTVVQDKTSSVHLQGSIWDAEIGIDLDTKIYGIINSEKIELGFSKVQQLNLEIPTNATELVFETEGYKTLHVPVFFHGPFKKSTQVYFSLQTTKGEGVIEEKNGLIMATQSSSYTGNAIHTFFEFINERFVYKRSISSIVNDTRFSCNISVQKQSSNQFRIFVNVGDEFPMNKRDFRTGEGINIVDVNYYPEESEFESVKTSSEASEERYADIPQKANQSLNLGKIVNEEDTFENVSSVLGLKSIYFEQSKFELTNEAKMVLDEVIAFLKDNENKSISIEGFTDNIGDQSKNIILSQYRAKVVAGYLKQNGINEGRLNLLWQKSIKAEENNTTLNKLRRVEIRSLD; this comes from the coding sequence ATGAAGCTTCTATTACTTTTTGTAAACACGCTGTTGTATCTGAGTAATACTGTTGTACAAGATAAAACTTCGAGTGTGCACCTTCAAGGAAGTATCTGGGATGCCGAAATTGGGATTGACTTGGATACGAAGATTTATGGGATTATTAATTCTGAGAAAATTGAATTGGGTTTTTCTAAAGTTCAACAACTTAACTTAGAGATCCCGACAAATGCGACCGAGCTAGTTTTTGAAACAGAAGGATATAAAACGTTGCATGTCCCAGTCTTTTTTCATGGACCATTTAAGAAGAGTACGCAAGTATATTTTAGTCTTCAAACTACGAAAGGAGAAGGGGTGATTGAAGAAAAAAATGGGTTAATAATGGCAACACAATCATCTTCTTATACCGGAAATGCAATACATACTTTTTTTGAGTTCATAAATGAGAGATTCGTTTACAAAAGATCAATTTCCTCCATCGTTAATGATACTCGTTTTAGTTGTAACATTAGTGTTCAAAAACAATCTTCTAATCAATTTAGAATTTTTGTAAATGTCGGCGATGAGTTTCCAATGAACAAAAGGGATTTTAGAACTGGTGAAGGAATAAACATTGTCGATGTAAACTATTATCCTGAAGAAAGTGAGTTTGAAAGCGTAAAAACATCTTCAGAGGCAAGCGAAGAGCGTTATGCTGATATACCTCAAAAAGCAAATCAATCCCTAAATCTAGGAAAAATTGTTAACGAAGAGGATACCTTCGAAAATGTAAGTTCTGTTTTAGGGCTTAAGTCAATTTATTTTGAACAGAGCAAATTTGAACTCACAAATGAAGCTAAAATGGTTCTAGATGAAGTTATTGCTTTTTTGAAGGACAATGAAAACAAGTCAATTTCGATTGAAGGATTTACGGATAATATTGGAGACCAATCGAAGAATATAATTCTCTCTCAGTATCGAGCTAAAGTAGTAGCTGGATATTTAAAACAAAATGGAATAAATGAAGGTCGATTAAATTTGCTTTGGCAAAAGTCAATTAAAGCGGAGGAAAATAATACAACACTCAATAAGCTTAGAAGGGTTGAAATACGTAGTTTGGATTGA
- a CDS encoding NlpC/P60 family protein, protein MRSLQITLIITFLVSSFSLQANELPKKDINAILKYAKKFKGTPYQFGGTTPSAFDCSGFVRYVFNHFGYELTQASYNLPDNGYKLPVSDLSAGDLIFFRKSSSYQSPIGHVGIVVKNDNDGVHFIHASTSRGVIVSSLNEESYFKLRAEGGVRLW, encoded by the coding sequence ATGCGATCCTTACAAATAACTTTAATTATTACGTTTTTAGTTTCTTCTTTTTCACTCCAGGCAAATGAACTTCCAAAAAAAGACATCAATGCCATATTGAAGTATGCTAAAAAATTCAAAGGTACACCTTACCAATTCGGTGGAACCACTCCGAGTGCTTTCGATTGCTCAGGTTTTGTTCGCTATGTTTTCAATCATTTTGGCTACGAACTTACCCAAGCGAGCTATAACCTGCCGGACAACGGCTACAAGCTTCCTGTTTCAGATTTATCTGCTGGTGATCTTATTTTCTTTCGAAAAAGCAGCAGTTACCAAAGCCCAATTGGACATGTGGGAATAGTTGTCAAAAACGACAATGACGGTGTTCACTTCATTCATGCATCTACCTCTCGAGGTGTGATCGTAAGCTCTCTCAATGAAGAATCATATTTTAAATTAAGAGCAGAAGGTGGCGTGAGATTGTGGTAG
- a CDS encoding Peptidase family M23, producing the protein MTHSVKILTLLFFIMSISSCNAQPKHRTGESLTLKELLVEIREETISEAEARLVFAEIAQKLQEQYPTPKLDSANMQMVFPLRGKNYRDVGGKGRGFYARLFNLFDHSISRSHPAHDIFIYDVNRDLRDDNNGEFVDILAVNDGFVVATETNWQEGDEFKGGNYVWLYDFTNGGLWYYAHMRQVYAVEGQLVKAGDKLGEVGRTGFNAENRRSDTHLHLMFLAIDENGSPRPINHYPWLKKAKTVYKTQLPTHFPRKNFDIGLIKPNNTPVYLPTNLGMFGLPSRLF; encoded by the coding sequence ATGACCCATAGTGTCAAAATATTAACGTTGCTTTTTTTTATAATGTCTATTAGTTCTTGTAACGCACAACCCAAGCATAGAACTGGGGAGTCGCTAACATTGAAAGAACTACTGGTTGAAATTCGTGAAGAGACTATTTCTGAAGCCGAAGCAAGATTAGTTTTTGCTGAAATCGCCCAAAAACTGCAGGAACAATATCCTACACCAAAGCTCGACTCTGCCAATATGCAAATGGTTTTTCCGCTAAGAGGGAAAAACTACCGTGATGTAGGAGGGAAAGGTAGAGGTTTTTACGCTCGACTTTTTAATCTTTTTGATCACTCAATTAGTAGGAGTCACCCTGCACATGATATTTTCATTTACGATGTTAATCGTGATTTGAGGGACGACAATAATGGTGAATTTGTTGATATATTAGCTGTGAATGATGGTTTCGTAGTAGCTACAGAAACCAACTGGCAAGAAGGTGACGAATTCAAAGGTGGGAATTATGTATGGTTATACGACTTCACCAATGGTGGACTGTGGTATTATGCCCACATGAGACAAGTATATGCTGTAGAAGGTCAGTTGGTAAAGGCAGGAGATAAGCTTGGAGAGGTAGGTCGTACCGGGTTTAATGCAGAAAACCGTAGGTCGGATACTCATCTTCATTTGATGTTTTTGGCAATTGACGAAAATGGAAGTCCCAGACCTATAAATCATTACCCCTGGTTGAAAAAAGCAAAAACGGTTTATAAGACACAATTACCAACTCACTTTCCGAGAAAGAACTTTGACATTGGTTTAATAAAGCCCAATAATACTCCTGTTTATCTTCCTACAAATCTTGGGATGTTCGGATTGCCGTCACGCCTTTTTTAA
- a CDS encoding CDP-diacylglycerol---serine O-phosphatidyltransferase — MKLFTIPNMITLANLTCGILGIWCIFSYKIEVAAFMIIIAAILDFFDGFFARLLNSFSEIGKQLDSLADMVSFGVLPSFILYYLLNQVLPRECSTCLTPNIWVFVSILPALASALRLAKFNIDTRQSNGFLGLPTPSNAIVVASFVLIGTYQSSYSELFLSPTFLIVYSIAISVLMISELPMASLKFKGFGWQTNKLIYGFLLVGLISLVGLKFVAIPLLITLYLVFSIISLLFLKKA; from the coding sequence ATGAAGCTATTCACTATTCCAAATATGATTACACTTGCCAATCTCACTTGTGGGATACTTGGTATATGGTGTATCTTTTCATATAAGATTGAAGTTGCTGCATTCATGATTATTATAGCAGCGATTTTAGATTTTTTTGATGGTTTTTTTGCGAGATTACTCAATTCATTTAGCGAAATAGGGAAACAGCTAGATTCCCTTGCCGACATGGTGAGTTTTGGAGTTTTGCCAAGTTTTATTTTGTACTATTTACTTAATCAGGTTTTACCAAGAGAATGCAGTACTTGCCTAACTCCTAATATTTGGGTGTTTGTGAGTATTCTACCAGCTCTTGCATCCGCTCTAAGGTTGGCAAAGTTCAATATCGACACAAGGCAGTCAAATGGATTCTTGGGCCTCCCAACCCCATCTAATGCGATCGTAGTTGCCTCATTTGTACTGATAGGCACTTATCAATCTTCATATTCGGAGCTTTTTTTATCTCCGACATTTTTGATCGTATACTCCATTGCAATATCGGTACTAATGATTTCGGAGCTTCCTATGGCATCACTAAAGTTTAAGGGCTTTGGATGGCAAACCAATAAGTTAATTTACGGATTTTTACTAGTAGGACTCATATCGCTAGTAGGCTTAAAGTTTGTAGCCATACCGCTTTTAATTACCCTTTACCTCGTCTTTTCAATAATCAGTTTACTTTTCTTAAAAAAGGCGTGA
- a CDS encoding Glyoxylase, beta-lactamase superfamily II — translation MVQKFVFSPLAENTYIIYDETKEGVVIDPGCLTQAEKETLKAFVVENDIKVKALLQTHAHLDHVFGSAYVKRIFDVKMYLHKDDLQVLADVENRCKMWGIPGYEPVEADEFLAEGDTFEFGTTKFDIIHVPGHAPGHVAFINHAERYIIGGDCLFKRSIGRTDFPGCSHEALINSIKNKFFTLPDDYVVYAGHMDETTIGEEKEHNPFF, via the coding sequence ATGGTTCAAAAATTCGTTTTTTCTCCGCTTGCCGAAAACACCTATATTATATACGACGAAACCAAGGAAGGGGTTGTAATTGACCCTGGTTGCCTCACTCAGGCAGAAAAGGAAACATTGAAAGCATTTGTTGTGGAAAATGATATTAAAGTTAAAGCTTTACTTCAAACACACGCACACTTGGATCATGTTTTTGGAAGTGCTTATGTCAAACGTATTTTTGATGTAAAAATGTATCTTCACAAGGATGATTTACAAGTTCTTGCCGATGTAGAGAATAGATGCAAAATGTGGGGGATTCCTGGCTATGAACCTGTAGAGGCCGATGAATTTCTTGCCGAAGGAGATACCTTCGAATTTGGAACAACGAAGTTTGATATTATTCACGTTCCAGGTCACGCTCCAGGTCATGTGGCGTTTATCAACCATGCCGAGCGATACATTATCGGTGGCGATTGCCTTTTTAAACGTAGTATTGGGCGAACAGACTTCCCAGGATGTAGCCACGAAGCTTTAATAAATAGTATAAAAAATAAGTTTTTCACTTTACCCGATGATTACGTGGTGTATGCAGGCCATATGGACGAAACTACTATTGGAGAAGAGAAAGAACACAACCCATTTTTTTGA